The Neomonachus schauinslandi chromosome 13, ASM220157v2, whole genome shotgun sequence DNA segment CGGCAGGAAAGGGGTGGCAGAGGAATAGCGCTCGAGGGCcccaagtggggtggggggcccgTTGCCCCTGCACCTAGAAACGGGCAGGTAGGGGCCGCTGGCCCCCAGGTGCTCTGCTGCCTCGGACCACCCCCGAGTGGACCAAGCTCCTGCAGTTGAGGAGAggaggcagtggggtgggggtgggtcctGTCCTGTTGAGTTTTCACCCCTTGGCCACCTCTGATGCCCCCCACCGTGTCCCTTCCCCAGATGACAGCTGCCAGGACCAGCCAGGCACCAACTGCGCCCTGGCCATCAAGGTGAACCTCTGCGGCCACTGGTACTACAGCAAGGCATGCTGCCGCTCCTGCAGACCCCCTCACTCCTAGGCCCTGCCGCCGCCCCTCGGAGACCCGAGCGCCCCGCCCCTGGGGCCACCCCGCAGCTCCCGGGGCCCCTCCACGGACACCCTTCCCGAGGGCGCCCGGGCTGTGAAGATGAGACACTGAGCCTCTGCTCTCCCCCGGGGAGGGAGAGCCCCCGACAGAGCCGTCCCTGCCTGGGAAGGCGTTCTTGGAGCTACGAGGACGGCGTGCTTGCGGTTCCCACGCCCCAGCACCCAGCCcgggccccagccccacccaagGGGCCTGGGAACGTCCCCTCTCCCTCCGGGGCTGTGGGGTCGAGGAGGGCCGGGGCGGCCGGGAGATCCAGGTGCCACCTCGGACCCGGATCCTGTTTAGGCGTGCTCCTTCCAGAGGAATTGTATCTCGCAACGAGCGTCCCCTTGCCTCGTTATACGAAGCTCTCGCGCACGGAGGGACCCGCTGCACTTTAGGCCCCGGGAGAGGCACTGCTTCTCACGGCACGCTGGGATATGGTCGTCAGTCAGTACTCCTGTATGTTAATAAAGTGGTCGTATTTATGGCGGCGTCGCGGGTTCCCAGGGGCTCCGGCAGGAGGGCTGGGGTAGCTGTCGGGCTCTGAGAGCCAGGCCGTCCAGCTCGCGAGTTCAGGAAGATTTGCTGGGGCCTCGGCCGAGCGGCAGAgtctccctgaggaggtgacagtCGGGGGCAAGCACACAGAGGTGGGGTGcctgcaggggtgagggggaCGGGGCACATCAGGACTCCGACGTTGTACTCAGAACTGAGCCAATCTCACGCCCACTCGCTGGTGTGGAAGCTGGGGATGGcccgggggggtggggctggaggaatTGCCTGCCCCGAACCTCCGAACCTCCGGAGAAAAACCCCCGCCTTGGGGTGCgtagggaaggaggaggaaatcgggagggcagggcaggccccacactgggcgctCGGGAACACCCTCCATCATTACTGTTTCTGGGCCTCATAGGACTACTTGATCTGGACTTGCAGGGGAAGGGTCacaggagggcttcctgggggaggtgaTATTTCGGCCGGTCCAGCAGCAGGAGTCCTTCTCCTGGATGAAGGGGTGGGAAGGGCGTGCAGAAGAGGAAGCAGCGAGCACAAAGTCTCCAGCGGAAGGGTGGGGGGGTGTGGAAGATGCTGAAAGCAACTTGCTCTGGCTTcggtggagggaaggaagacctGGGGGTCCACCGCCTCCGGAAGTGAGACTGCCACAGGGCCCAGGAGGCCACAGGGATTGTCTCCTTTGGCGACAGGTGGCAGGAGGGCAGGTGGCTTCCCTGGGATGTGCCGCCAGCCGCTTCCCCAAACCGGGGCCAGAGCCGGGTTCACTGCACGGGGCTGCAATGCGGATGGATGCTGAAGGTCACTGAGGCCGTGGGCTTGCATGAGGTCCCCAGCTCGGTTCCAGGGGAGGTGGGCCACCGCAATCCAGGGGTCTGGGTCTCCCTGATGCACCCCTCTGCTGTGCCTTGTtgtcaccccctcctccccctcctccccctctcttcggccttcctcccccctcctgctTTCCGACAACACTCACTGTgcccttactgtgtgccaggctctgcgtCATGGGCTTCCTAAGAGCCCCGTGAAGCGGGCATCGCTATCTCCCCACCGTGTTGATGTTAGCGCAGGCCCAGAGACCATCCACCACTCGTCCCAGGTGACTCAGCCCGTCACCGCCACCCCGCTCTCCAGGAGCTCAGAGTTTAGGCCAGTGGCTCCCAGCATTGGCAGACAGACACGACCACCCCGGGAAATACCCTGACCCCCCGGGTGGGAGAGGACAGGCCGACTCCGCCTGGCACGGGACTGGACGCTGCCCCCTCCCAGACAGTGCCGGGGAGGGGTCTGGGCTGGCCTGGAGTCCCAGGCTGACCGAAGGCAGCGGCGTGGCGGTGGTGCCAGAGATGAGCTTTATTGGCTTTCGCTTTCCTCAGGGAGCACCAGCTCCCCACAGGTCCCCACAGTGCAGCTGCGTGAGCTCACACAGAGGGGTGCTTATCTCATTTCAAGTGGATCTATGAATCTATACAGAGAATAGAgaccagagaaggaaagaggaaccCGGGACAGAGCCGCCCGCAGAAGTGTCACCTCCCGGGgctcgccccccaccccagcccaccccccaagCAAATGCACAAAACAAGCTCATGGGGTTCCACAAAGGAGAGGAGATCGGCTGCAAGGAAAGTTGGGGATGGATTCCAATAGCGTGTCCAAACTGAGGCAGGAggacaaaggaagaaggagaaataatcCAGAAAGCTAAAAATAGTTGTCTTCCCCCGACTCTTCTCACATCCAGATGACTCCACTCTTTGGGGCTTTCGGCAAGAGGCAGGTGCTCAGGTTGCCCGTGGCTCAGGGACCCTCAAAGATCTGTCTTTTAGGAAGATGGCTTGGCTGAGGAGCTTGGTCTGTATCCCTGGCAGACAGGGGCTACCTTACCCTGGGGGCTCCACGGCGGGCCCCAAGAGGGCCGGGGGCTCTGGGGCCCTGCTGCAGAGAAGGAAATGCTTGTTGCCTCTGGCTGGGTGGGGGAGCTGCGTTCCCCATGCCTGGGGCCCTGGGTTTGGGGCATTTCCATGGGGTGGCCATTGGGTATCACTTCCCCAGCCGGAGGGAGGGAGTTGGAGGGTGGGCTCCCAGGGAGACCCTGGCCCTGCTGGGAGCTTGGTGGGGAGTGGGCTCAGTTGAGGCCCTCCATGGAGCGAGAGCAGGATCATGGGCCTTGCTCCCAGATCCTCCTGAGACAcaggggctgggtgggagagCTCGGGGGGTGTCTCTCCCGGGGACCAGAGCTTGAAGGGCTCCCGGAGGCTGAGGCCCAGTGGGTAGGAGGGCCTGTCCGAAGCCTCACGGGGAGATAGTGGGTCTTTCTGGTCCTGATCCTGGCTCTGTCTGCCTACCACACCAGAGCTTCAGAAGGGGGCGCGTATCGTGGTGTGGACACTCTTGAAGCAGGTGGTCGGCATGTGGCCTCTTcgtccctctgtgcctccctctgTCGCCAAAAACCCAGGTGGGGCTGTGAATGGCGAGGGCCTGGCCGCCCCTGAAACTCATCTAGGGCATCTGCAGTGAGGCCAGCCCAAAGAGTGTCTCAGCAGCCTGGCACTGGAAGCCAGGGGTGCGTGTGggaggggggcgtgggggggacCGCGGCACCCTTTCCAGGACAGAATACTTGGTCTGCACTTGCTACCGGGCCAGTGGCATCGCCAGTCACCCCTCCTCCTTGAACAGGTGGGAAggtggaggcccagggaggggaggggacggggTCAGGTCTCGCAGCCAGGGATGGCCACGTTcccggggccgggccgggggccACGCTCCACGGCAGCTTCACTGAAAGGCAGCCTCACCGTCAGGAGCCCGgtgtcccccaccccagagccctgCCTTGCCCTGCAGCCTGACACCCGGGAACCACCCCTCGCCTGCGCCTGCCTGCCTTCCGGCCCCAGGCCCCGCAGCCCCTACCCCTGGCGGCCACACGTGTGCTCACAGGGCCTTATCCGTGCCGTGAGCCGCGGAGCTCCCCCACGGGCCCCCGTGGTGACAGGGAGGCGAGGAGGGCTGGGCCGGGCCCTGGTCCTGGCCCGGGGCCAGGCCGATGCGGCCCGGGGACCCCACCATGGTCTGGGGACCCGTCAGGCGGGCAGGGCCGCTCAGACGTCGGTGCTGATGCTGCGGCTCCGGGAGAAGGCCTCCCGCATGGCCGACAGGCGGTTGGGGTTGAGCGCCTGCAGCCCCCCAAAGCTCCCGGGCGGCAGCTCCGCGTCCTCCTGGCCGATGCTCTGGTAGGCCACGCGCTCCCCGCCGTTGCGCACGCCCTCGTCCTCGGGCTCCTGCAGGAAGAAGGCGGGTGGCTCGTAGTGGGAGCAGCTGCGGCAGAGGGCGCGGGCCTGCGGGGTCTTCTGGCTGAAGGAGGTGGAGGCGGCCGGGTAGACCGCCGGCCCGTTGGTCAGCACGAGGTTGCGGCCGCAGGGCAGCGGGGGCAGGTGCGAGTGCACGGCGAAGTCAggctcctcctcgtcctcctccgaCTCGTCCTTCTTGCAGCAATAATACTGCAGGCAGAGGGCTGGTGACCCCCGGCTCCCGCCCACGCCCCCCGCGCAGTGGCCACACTACGGGGCACGCTCAGgccaggccccctgccgagcgcCGCAGGGAGGAACGGGCTGGTTTCATCCCCACCACAGCGGGAGGCAGGCACGAGGATCATCGCCATtttgcaggtggggaaactgaggcacagaagggtcAAGCGGCCCGAAGATGGGCGCCGGGCTGCGCTGCCTTGCCCTGCACTTATGGCTTCCCCTCCCTTCAGGGAGACGTGGGGGGGCCCTACGGcatgggcaggggaggaagagcgcgggggcggggtggggcgagTAGCACGGCCCAGGTACCCACCCCCGCTCTCCTGCCTtaccctccctgagcctcagtggcCTCCCCTTGCAGGGAGTCTGGGGAGCCCTGGGTGAGGGGAGCCAGGTGGCCACCATCCTGAGCCCCCACAGCTGGGACCCAGCCCAGGGCTGTCTGCTTGCGCCTTCTGCAGgacctgaccctccccctcttcctggtCCCCAGCCCTCGCGAGCGCGGCGGTGGGGGGCTCCCTCCTCGCACCCCCCCGGCGCCCCGGGACTACCTGGAGCCGACAGTAGCACAGAACAGCGATGATGCAGAGCAGAATCACAGTCGCCAAGATGCCCCCGGTGATGACCACTGTCCCGGCTGTCATCCGCCCCCTTCTCCATCAACAGCCTGCAACACACGCCACCAGCTTCACTGCATCATTGCTTCCTCGCTGCAAAAGCAACCCCTTAGAGCTTGGAAAGTTGAGGACACTGGCTGAAAGGGGGAGACCAAACACCCCCCGGCAtgcaggcaggaggcaggggcaggaggagacccaggcgggctctgcccctccctctccgggGCCTGGCTTCCACATCTGGAGGGGCTGATGCTAGCGGCATgccccagcctggctccaggGGCTCCGAGAAGATTCCATGAGCACGCACTTGAGCACTCAGCGTAGCACGCTCTCAGGGAATGGCGCCCTTCCAGCCGGCTCTCCCGAGCTCACGCATTTTTAAATTCACCCAAACACAGTCAAGCTGAACATATGGTTTTGTAACCTAACAAGATCATCCTTATTTTTCCATATCATTACATTTCCTTCCACGACATGATTTCTAggcatattccattgtatgacatAACCGacctgttttctttaaaatttttggctgGGCTAAAATACATATAACCTGGTCTGCCATTGTAACCATGTGAAGCGTACCGTTCAGGGGCGTTAAATACGCCACACTGTTGTACAACTGCTCTCCGGAACTCTGTCACCTTTCAACGACTGACAACCGACAACCAATCCTTTtttgacatttaggttgtttacattaaaaagaaatattcaaagtggATGTTTTTCAGTAAGCGTTCTTGTAGCTAAGTGATTGGAGTCATCGGAGCCATGGCCTACTTCAGTTCCTCTTTgcggataaattcttagaagtgggCTTTCTAGGCCAAAGGACAGGCCCCTTTGTAAACTCTACATCACGGCACAAGtcacagaaacaaaagcagaacgAACGTGCGTCATTAGCTACCGTCTTGTTAGCTGTTCTGTCCGCCCACCCGGGCGCCGATAAACCCGTTCCAGAATCAAAGCGCCCCGCTTGGAGCAGTAGCTGATGCCCCTTCTCACTATGGCCTGGTTCAAGTTACAAAGGTTTGACAACTGGCTTGCAAAGTTCCTGGATGGCTAGCAAGCCTCTCCTACAAGCCAGGAGTCGCTGGCTCCAGCATTCCCCGTTCCCATTTGCCATCCCTCTTTTGCAGGGACATGgcgtgggcgggggggggggtgggtgatgGAATTGAGGATATGAAAGGAAATCCCAGAGCATATCAGTTTAGTGCAAAATCTGACAgatgaagacttaaaaaaaaaaaaatacccagtcTGTGTTCAGCTTCCTTCCATCAGctccaaaatgtctttttacagTTGGTTTGTTCAAATCAGCATCCAGTTGCGTTTGGCTCTTTTGACTCTAGAACATTTCAGTTCCCTCCACTCTCCTCGCCCACTCCCTGCCCCAGGTTGTTTATCGAAGAAACTGGGTCATTTCTCTGACAGAATTTTCCATGTACTAGAGGGGGCTGGGTCTCCTTGAGTGGCACTGGACGTGGTCCCTCTATCACTGTTTTGTCCTCTAAACTGGCTTCCTATCACATTGCTTCCAGGGACTGAGACTGTCCCTCTCGTCGTCTCATGTCGAGAATAACCAGTGGGGTTCAGCTGCTGTCAGCCCAGTTCCTCCAGTGGAAGGTTCCTTACTGGCCCTCCACCTAATCGATTTAGCAGCCTTTGGAGATTGTTACTTAGATTCATTACTTCATTAGGGGCTGCAGAGAGTGACGTTTCAAACACTATCATCTCTCCTGCATTTCTCAACTCTGATTCTTCTCTAAAGAACTTTCCCTAATACCTACACGGTTATCCTAAAATACAGTCTGCAGGGGAAAGGCCCGGATGCTCACTTCCTTATCAATTTCCAGAATATGTCGGCTCCCCAAGAGGTGTGTGGTGGTTTCCTAGTATCACTTTGATctcactgatttttatatatttaatgtactTCTTGGTGTTCAAATGACCCCATTGGGACTGTGGGTTTGGAGGCCCTTCCGCGTTCACTCCTGTGTCATTTTGATAGGATCCCCCACTAATCCTTGATAATATTTGGCTTTCAGGCACAAGATGTCCCAGCTCATCTTGGCCTTGGGACCCACTGTTCCTCTGTGACAGCCTGGGTCTCTTAGTGGGAAGTGGTTGGTAGAGAACATAGTCTGAGCACTAAGGGTGCTAGCTGTTCCTGAGTTTTCATTGGTTCTATGCTTTTTCAGACACCACAGCCaggcaatacttttttttttttttttttttaggaaaagaaaactaaaacatgaGTTTATATTGACTTTATTCCTTGTTTTTCCCTATtacatataataatttaaaaataacattaccaATATTTTTACTAACACATCCACTGAATGGAACAGGATACTTACTTGTTCCTCTTTTTTGTCCTTACCCCCTGAGGGGtggatagtaaaaaaaaaaaaactgtctcaAAGTCACTTGAGATAATTCTTAGGATGGTTTTTCCACCAGCTCGATACTCAGACTCATTTATTCCAGTtagttcttactttttttttttaattgatttagtTTTGCCTTTAAATGGTAGAAAACATTTGGTTCCAAAGTCAAAAGCATAAAACCAGGTGCAGAGAGgtctcccttcccacctctcccctgCTTTGCCCCAGAGGGGACAATTTTACTTAGTTCTAGGTTTACCTCCCATtgcttctttctaaaaatataagcGAATATAtagttccttccttctcttaCTCCAAAATGGCATTCTgtatatactttctgccccttccccgtcTCCCCAGGCCATCTATCACTGCATGGACCATATGCGCCCTGGTCACACTGAACATCCCCAGGGACCCCTGCAGAGCCTGCTGCCCCATAGTGTGGGGAAGCTGAGCTTCCTCAACCAGGCTCTATGGGTGAGCATTTGCATTATTTCCTACTTTAAAAGATTACAGGAATGTGCAACAAATAGCTTTATGGTGTGCACGTTTCTGAAGTTTTTTGATAAACCTTGCCAAAAACTTGCTGGAATCTGGGCCCATTTTTCCCCTTCCAGGAATGTGTGAGAATTGACATGGGATTTTCATTCGGAGACTCAAGATCTGAGCAGTtggtgtgtggggagggaggggctgggccccTGCACTCGGGCAGCAGTGTAGGAGGGGT contains these protein-coding regions:
- the FAM163B gene encoding protein FAM163B yields the protein MTAGTVVITGGILATVILLCIIAVLCYCRLQYYCCKKDESEEDEEEPDFAVHSHLPPLPCGRNLVLTNGPAVYPAASTSFSQKTPQARALCRSCSHYEPPAFFLQEPEDEGVRNGGERVAYQSIGQEDAELPPGSFGGLQALNPNRLSAMREAFSRSRSISTDV